The following DNA comes from Gopherus flavomarginatus isolate rGopFla2 chromosome 5, rGopFla2.mat.asm, whole genome shotgun sequence.
CTTAGATGGTCATCCTCCAATAACCACTCTGCAAGAGATGGTGTCGGTGGCCTTTTGGCCTCGAATCAGTATTGATACCCCAGAATGGTATTACAGGGTGCTGTGCACTAttgagttttaccattgacccCAGTGGGAACGAAAGCAGGAGGTGGTCCAGTTTTGGTAAAACATTTTGAGCTCATGGCATTAAAAAACTGCCTCGCGAGGTGATGCTGATTTCTGTTCTCCCCACCTAAGGAGGAAGACTCCTTGCAGATCGAGGAGAAGATCAAGTGGGGCGACGGCTTTGCCGTGGTATACTCTGTGACCGACCGGTGCAGTTTCGACGAGGTCATGAGGCTGTGCTTCCTCATCAACCACATCCACTCGAGCCCCAAGCGGAGCAGTGGGAGTGACCAGCCGCCCGTGGTGATTGTTGGCAACAAGAAGGACCTGCAGTTTGACCGAATGGTGTCTTGTGAGGATGGTGAGAACCTCTCCAAAGCCCTGAAGCTTCCTTTTTATGAGATCTCCACCAGGGACAGCTATGAAGAGACCGTGGTGGTGTTCAACACCCTGTATAATGAGCTGATGAGACAGGGGCACTTCTCCCCGGGCTCCTTCAAGAGGAGGGCCGTGTCTAAGCTGATGGAAAAGATTCCAAAGATGCATGCCAACTCCACCCTGAACTCGGGCGGCCGGAGCCTCAGCTTCAACTCCTTCAGGGACTACATACCGGAGTGAGCCCCCACATGGGCAGGTGTGGGAGAGAACAGTGCCCTGTAGCAGCCTGGATTGGCAATGGACAGGCTGCAGGCTGCTCACCTTCCCAGTCTAGAGAGCACTGTATGTTGCAAGGGTGGGTCCTTTCAGGCATCTGTATTCCAGGAAGGTCACAATGCAGATCTATGCTGGCTTCCTACAGGGAATTAGCAAGAGGTGTGTGGCTCATTGGGGTTGGTACATCAGCCATTCACCTGTAAAGCCCAGGGGTTTACTTCCTTGCTTAGATTCAGCAGTGAAAActcatttggggggggggtctccctcctcctcctcctcctccccattctGTGCACATCACAAACTGCGACCGAATTTAACACAATTGGCAGGCTCCGCTCAGGAGAGGCTTGGGGGCACTGCAGGCTAGGACCGAGGTGCAGACCTGTGTTAGTGCCCAGGCCATGATTACCAAGGTCTGCTGTAGCGCAAAATTGAGATGCATTGGTAGAATTGGCAGGAAGCTTGCACAGCACATGCTGTCATTCTGCCTGGCTATTGATCTCTCCATTCCATGAACACAACATCCACAACTTAGGCCATATAATGGACATTGGATTTGTCAAAGcaggtcagaccaagggtccggCCAGCCATGTCTGTTATCTCCACTGGTGGCCAACACTGGATGCTTTGATTACATACAGTTGTTGGTGTATGGATGCCACTAGCCTGGAAAGTAGCCAGATCCTGCTTCGGCAAACTTCTTCAAAGTGTTTCCAgcattccctgcccccaccccatttcccACACTTACTTAGGACCTAATTCTGCAcccatcaaaatcaatggcaaagttctcattgattgcagtggtgcagaatgAAGCCCTTAGTGCCTCGGAGGTCACACCACTGTGACCCCACCAGCTGAGTTTGACTCTCAAAGACTTGCACACAAACACTCAGCACTGAATGTTTCATTCCACCTGCAGCCTGCTCAGATCCTCTGAGTGACTACTTTGGTGAGCATGGGGAGCCTACTGACACAGAGATCAAGTGGCCGTATTGAAAGAGCCTTATTTCTGACTGTTATAAATGTCTTAGATGTATGTCTCTAGCTCAGATGATGGAGAAACTATCAAAGGACCGTGTTTTCCCTCTTACTGCTCTCTAgactttttattcacttttttacccTGAGGAAAATAAATCAAGTGAGAAAAGAAGAACAAAATCTCTGTGAAAAGTGCCAGCCCCCAAATGGATTCAAAATTTAAAGGAGTGCCATCAATTTGAAATTGAGTTGATttcaaaatagaaattaaaagcagTTTGGTGCCCTACCCCTGCCTACCTGTCAATCTGTGTGTTTTTTCAATGCTATTTCTCTGTTAGTGTTTGCAATTTTTGTCTTTCTCATGGCTGTCCTGAAAGATTCACAGAAGCCGGGGAAACTGACTAGCAGCTATACAGGAAACCAGTGAAATGGACTATGCACAAAGTGAAATAAACTGAGAAGACCAACACTTTCCTGGAATCTCTTTCACTTGAAGTGTTCTTAGGCGTCACTTTTAACAATAACAAGGGACAACTGTGAGACAGAAAGGGGATTTTCAAGTTGGCAATATCCCTGTGAGAGTTGCATGATGGGAATCTTGCTGTCGCTCTCCATAGGGCTGGGGGCAAGGCATTCTAATAGTAAGGTGTGTGTGCTACAAAGACACAGatgcaggactggctccaggcaccagcttagcaagcaggttcttggggcagccaattcaaaggggcagcactccatccAGTGtcggggcggcacatccgggtcttcagcagaaattcggcagcagggccctcattccctctcttcctcttcgagctgccaccaaattgccgccaaagaggaagagagggaggaccaaCCACCGAACTGCCACAGAAGAAGCGACGcggttgagctgctgccaaagtgccgccactcgtcttttttttttttttttgccgcttggtgtggcagaaaagctggagccggacCTGCACAGACAGAAGGAGACTTAATGGCTCAGGGGATTGGAGCCCTTCTAGGATGTTGGTGTGACCTTCCCCTACCTGCCCCCAAGCTGTGATGGGTAGTAACCAAAAGTTTCCATTTGAttatgagaggaaggatggtctagtggttagggtgcttGCCTAGGAGACCTAGGTTTAATGCTCTGCTACAGACGactgtgactttaagcaaaaagcttaatctctctgtgcctcagtgtcccacctgtgaaatgggaataatagcacttccctatctcGCAGGGGCGATAGGATGTTAAAGTTGGTGAGATGCTCCTATGCCCCAgtaatgagggccatataagtagaTAGATTTGATACATAAAATAGATTTGCTGGCTGTACAGTGGCCTGTTTGAGCTGTTGCAATCCCATGTTACCGACTAATTACTAGTGACACCTCAACTATAGAAAGCGAATGTTCTCTCTGCTTTATTTTTCTGCATTTAAACTATAGCTGTCTCCCTTCCTGTCTGTCAGGCACTGACCCTGCATCTTGTACTACAGagaaatgtttaaatgtaaaagAGAAAACCGCTTACAGtgacattgtattaaaaatatgcCTATTAATCCCAGGTTTTGTGAAACCATTTTTGGTTTAAGCTACTTGAGAAAGTGTCCTTTAAATAGCACAGTAAATAACATCTTAGGCCAGGAAAGGCAAAGATTTCAGGTTTTGCTGTCCTACTTCAGCCTAAAAGATCCAGGCACATTTTAATGTGGGTTGGGTGGggttgtgtttttgttgttgttgtggttgCTGCACTCTTTGCTGAATCTATGCATCTTGTGTTCTTTGTCTCACTTTGGGTCCTCCATCTCCTAGGGGAGGGACATGCAGGCTTCTTGCACATTCCTAATAAATCTAGCATTTGATTTAAATTTCCATATCACTTCTGATGAACGGAATATTTTTACAGGATCTGCAGCTAACGTCTACAGACCTAGGCCCGTTAAGGGACTCTGTCAATCCAAGAGGATTTTTCATTTTAAGCACCATCTGTTCCCTGCTGAATTTTCTTAGAAGCCAGTATGTGTACACTCTCCTCTACTGCCAGTCTCTGTAGAATGCATTTGAGTTACTGCGCATCGCAAAACAAGGAGACTGCATTTCCAGTGAGACCCCCTACTGAAACCTGTGCTAACAATCACCTGGTAACCACACTCATCCATTCTAGGAGCCAGTGAAATATTAATCTCT
Coding sequences within:
- the LOC127051083 gene encoding ras-related and estrogen-regulated growth inhibitor-like, whose amino-acid sequence is MSFSRPLRRSVSLSQGRTLRLVVLGQGAVGKTALTVRFITKRFIGDYDPTLEMIYRHTAVIDGEMVHFEILDTAGQEEDSLQIEEKIKWGDGFAVVYSVTDRCSFDEVMRLCFLINHIHSSPKRSSGSDQPPVVIVGNKKDLQFDRMVSCEDGENLSKALKLPFYEISTRDSYEETVVVFNTLYNELMRQGHFSPGSFKRRAVSKLMEKIPKMHANSTLNSGGRSLSFNSFRDYIPE